In Sedimentibacter sp. MB31-C6, one genomic interval encodes:
- the dapA gene encoding 4-hydroxy-tetrahydrodipicolinate synthase, with amino-acid sequence MVKWGRLITAMVTPFDEDLKVDFVAAGSLAIKLVEEGNTALVITGTTGEAPTLTDDEKINLYKIIKTCVDVPIIAGVGTNNTKTTIENARAAQKAGVDGLLVVTPYYNKPDQDSLYCHFKEVAKSVDLPIMLYNVPGRTGCNLLPETIEKLAQIDNIVALKEASGNIIQFAEIIKRIPKDFLIYSGDDSMLLPAMSIGCYGIVSVAAHVVGPEMKEMIDAFVSNDTKRAMEIHLKLLDIFKNLFIISNPIPVKAALNLIGVNVGGVRLPLTEAREDVLKVLREDLKELGKI; translated from the coding sequence ATGGTTAAATGGGGAAGATTGATAACGGCTATGGTAACACCTTTTGATGAAGATTTAAAAGTTGATTTCGTAGCTGCTGGTTCACTGGCAATTAAATTAGTTGAGGAGGGAAATACTGCTTTAGTAATAACAGGAACAACTGGAGAAGCTCCAACTCTAACAGATGATGAAAAAATAAATTTATATAAGATTATAAAGACATGTGTAGATGTTCCAATAATTGCAGGGGTTGGGACAAATAATACAAAAACTACTATAGAAAATGCAAGGGCTGCACAAAAGGCAGGGGTTGATGGACTTCTAGTAGTTACTCCATATTATAATAAACCTGATCAGGATTCTTTGTATTGTCACTTTAAGGAAGTTGCAAAATCTGTTGATTTACCAATTATGCTATATAATGTACCTGGTAGAACCGGGTGCAATTTATTACCTGAAACAATAGAAAAACTTGCTCAAATTGATAATATAGTAGCCTTGAAAGAAGCAAGTGGAAATATAATTCAATTTGCCGAAATAATAAAGCGCATCCCTAAGGATTTTTTAATTTATTCAGGAGATGATTCAATGTTACTTCCTGCAATGTCAATTGGTTGTTATGGAATAGTTAGTGTAGCAGCTCATGTAGTAGGTCCAGAAATGAAGGAAATGATAGATGCTTTCGTATCTAATGATACTAAAAGGGCAATGGAGATACACCTAAAACTATTAGATATCTTTAAGAACTTATTTATAATATCAAATCCAATACCGGTAAAAGCAGCATTAAATTTAATAGGAGTAAATGTGGGAGGAGTAAGACTTCCTTTAACTGAAGCAAGGGAGGATGTACTAAAAGTTTTAAGAGAAGATTTAAAGGAATTAGGAAAGATTTAA
- the ppsA gene encoding phosphoenolpyruvate synthase, with the protein MSLYVLDFQNIDKTKLMVVGGKGANLGELSKIEGVHVPDGFCISTKAFKRIIDETSLINELLDKLSLLKVKDRDKIGELSIEIRKVIEGIDIPEDIIEEIKSNLSRLGEKSAYAVRSSATAEDLPTVSFAGQQDTYLNIVGMDAILKHVSKCWASLFTERAITYRIKNGFDHRKIYLSVVVQKMVFPQVAGILFTADPVSSNRKVISIDASIGLGEALVSGMVSADNYKVCNGKIIQKKISTKTLGIYAVQDGGTKEQEIEFGMQNSQALTDEQILQLEHIGRKIEEHFLYPQDIEWCLADDTFYIVQSRPITTLYPIPEINDEQNHVYISVGHQQMMTDPMKPLGLSIWQLIASGQMFKGGGRLFVDVAHILASPDSRQVLLNNMEQHDPLMKDALVTIIERCDFITPLLAEQSSKKSNKGMSSEDIQTQVGNDPAIVSELIKSSQLLIETSKQNIQSKSGSDLFDFILEDIQQLKKSLFNPQNMGVIMGVTNASLWINEKMNEWLGEKNVVDILSQSVSNNVTSEMGLALLDLADVIRLYPEIINYLKHDKYDNFMETIINFDGGQETIDAINSYLSKYGMRCSGEIDITRPRWSEKPSTLIPMILNNIKNFESNASYIKFEQGRQEALKKEKELLERLKQLPDGKQKAKETKQVIDIIRNFSGYREHPKYAIVNHLFVYKQAIMKEAERLVQDNVIHKKEDIYYLTFEELRQVVQTNKLDYQIIKKAQDEYKLYEKLTPPRVITSDGEIIVGKYKRKNIPTGAIVGLPVSSGVIEGRARVILNLKDAELGVDDILVTSFTDPSWTPLFVSIKGLVTEVGGLMTHGAVIAREYGLPAVVGVENATKLIKDGQRIRVNGTEGYVEIL; encoded by the coding sequence ATGAGCTTGTACGTACTTGATTTTCAGAACATTGATAAAACAAAACTCATGGTTGTTGGGGGTAAAGGTGCAAACCTAGGAGAATTATCCAAAATTGAAGGTGTTCATGTACCAGATGGATTTTGTATTTCTACTAAAGCCTTTAAAAGAATTATTGATGAAACATCATTGATAAACGAATTACTGGATAAGTTATCACTTCTTAAGGTGAAAGATAGGGATAAAATTGGTGAACTTAGCATTGAAATTCGCAAAGTCATCGAAGGGATAGACATCCCTGAAGATATTATCGAAGAGATTAAGAGCAATCTATCCAGACTTGGAGAAAAAAGTGCCTATGCAGTACGATCCAGCGCAACTGCGGAGGATTTACCAACAGTCTCATTCGCAGGACAACAAGATACGTACCTAAATATTGTAGGAATGGATGCAATCCTAAAGCATGTTAGCAAATGTTGGGCATCCCTATTTACTGAGAGAGCAATAACTTACCGTATAAAAAACGGCTTCGATCACCGTAAAATTTACCTTTCTGTGGTTGTTCAGAAGATGGTGTTCCCTCAGGTGGCTGGAATTTTGTTTACTGCTGACCCAGTCTCTTCTAATAGGAAAGTAATATCTATTGACGCTAGCATCGGACTTGGTGAAGCTTTAGTCTCAGGAATGGTAAGTGCTGATAACTATAAAGTATGCAACGGAAAGATAATTCAAAAGAAGATATCTACTAAGACATTGGGTATTTATGCTGTACAAGATGGTGGCACGAAAGAACAGGAAATTGAATTTGGGATGCAGAATAGTCAAGCGCTGACTGATGAGCAAATTTTGCAGCTTGAGCACATAGGCAGAAAGATTGAAGAACATTTTTTATATCCACAGGACATAGAATGGTGTCTGGCTGATGACACATTTTATATTGTTCAGAGTAGACCAATAACTACTTTATATCCAATCCCTGAAATAAATGATGAACAAAATCATGTCTATATATCAGTAGGCCACCAACAAATGATGACCGACCCTATGAAGCCACTAGGATTGTCTATATGGCAGTTAATAGCATCTGGACAGATGTTTAAAGGTGGTGGAAGGCTGTTTGTTGATGTTGCACATATACTTGCTTCACCAGATAGCAGACAAGTTTTATTAAATAATATGGAGCAACACGACCCTCTTATGAAAGACGCATTGGTTACCATCATTGAGAGGTGCGATTTTATAACTCCCCTATTAGCTGAACAAAGTTCTAAAAAAAGCAATAAGGGCATGTCGTCTGAGGATATTCAAACACAGGTAGGAAATGATCCGGCAATTGTTTCAGAGTTGATTAAAAGCAGTCAATTATTAATCGAAACTTCAAAACAAAATATCCAAAGCAAATCAGGATCAGATTTATTTGATTTTATTTTAGAAGATATCCAACAATTAAAGAAGAGTTTGTTTAATCCACAAAACATGGGTGTGATTATGGGTGTTACGAATGCTTCATTATGGATTAATGAAAAGATGAATGAATGGTTAGGTGAAAAGAATGTAGTAGACATACTTTCTCAATCAGTATCAAATAATGTTACCTCGGAAATGGGGCTAGCGCTATTGGATTTGGCAGATGTAATTCGCCTATATCCAGAAATAATTAATTATTTAAAACATGATAAATATGATAATTTTATGGAAACAATAATTAATTTTGATGGTGGTCAGGAAACAATTGATGCTATCAATTCTTATCTTAGCAAATACGGAATGCGATGTAGCGGAGAGATCGATATTACTAGACCTCGTTGGAGCGAAAAACCATCTACACTTATTCCCATGATTCTTAATAACATCAAGAACTTTGAATCTAATGCCAGTTATATAAAGTTTGAGCAAGGTCGACAGGAAGCTTTGAAAAAGGAAAAAGAGTTACTGGAGAGATTGAAACAATTACCGGATGGAAAACAAAAGGCAAAAGAAACAAAACAAGTAATTGATATAATACGAAATTTCAGCGGTTATCGTGAGCATCCAAAGTATGCCATAGTTAATCACTTATTTGTCTATAAGCAGGCTATAATGAAAGAAGCAGAGCGATTAGTACAAGACAATGTTATTCATAAAAAAGAAGACATATACTATCTCACTTTTGAAGAACTTCGCCAGGTCGTTCAAACAAATAAACTTGATTATCAGATAATCAAAAAAGCTCAAGATGAGTATAAATTATATGAAAAACTAACGCCCCCACGTGTTATTACATCTGATGGTGAAATTATTGTAGGTAAGTATAAACGAAAAAATATCCCAACGGGTGCTATCGTAGGTCTACCAGTTTCTTCTGGAGTTATAGAGGGAAGAGCACGCGTCATCTTAAACTTGAAAGATGCGGAGTTAGGAGTTGATGATATATTAGTTACCTCCTTTACTGACCCTAGCTGGACACCATTGTTTGTATCCATAAAAGGGCTGGTCACAGAAGTAGGTGGGCTGATGACTCATGGAGCGGTTATCGCACGTGAATATGGCTTGCCAGCAGTTGTCGGAGTAGAAAATGCTACTAAACTGATAAAAGATGGCCAACGAATTCGTGTAAATGGAACAGAAGGGTATGTAGAAATCCTATAA
- a CDS encoding radical SAM protein → MYRNDTVYYPKDEMTTVLLPVTSGCSYNKCAFCSMYKDDKYCEVSFSDIKMQLLNIYKYTERVFLTGADPMSIGFDKMMELLEMIHYYLPYCACVASYASIKNISKYSVEELSILHDAGLRMLYIGFETGSDDILKLMNKNHTVNEAIKQAKKLNKAKIPFNSIIMYGMAGKGKSIDNAVATAKMINQFNTTRVITMNLTIFEGTELNNMVKRGDYISSDKKERLVEIRTLLENFEPKKLMIFDTTHPTNIVKIKGTLKQDRGRLIDEITKYIQK, encoded by the coding sequence ATGTATAGAAATGATACGGTTTATTATCCGAAGGATGAAATGACTACTGTTTTATTACCGGTAACATCAGGATGTTCATATAATAAATGCGCATTTTGTTCAATGTATAAAGATGATAAATACTGTGAAGTTTCATTTTCTGATATAAAGATGCAATTGCTAAATATATATAAATATACTGAAAGAGTATTTTTAACTGGTGCAGATCCTATGTCAATAGGATTTGACAAAATGATGGAATTACTGGAGATGATACATTACTATTTGCCATATTGTGCGTGTGTAGCCTCGTATGCGTCCATAAAAAATATTTCTAAATATTCAGTAGAAGAACTCTCTATTCTTCATGATGCAGGGCTTAGAATGCTTTATATTGGGTTTGAAACAGGTAGTGACGATATATTAAAATTGATGAATAAAAATCATACGGTAAATGAAGCAATTAAACAAGCAAAGAAACTTAATAAAGCAAAAATACCATTTAATTCTATTATAATGTATGGAATGGCTGGTAAAGGTAAATCTATAGATAATGCTGTTGCGACTGCTAAAATGATTAATCAATTCAATACAACTAGGGTTATTACAATGAATCTAACAATCTTTGAAGGAACAGAGTTAAACAATATGGTAAAAAGAGGCGATTATATTTCTTCAGATAAAAAAGAAAGATTAGTAGAAATAAGAACGCTTTTAGAAAATTTCGAACCAAAAAAGTTAATGATATTTGATACGACGCATCCGACAAATATTGTTAAAATAAAAGGTACATTGAAACAAGATAGAGGAAGATTGATAGATGAAATAACAAAATATATACAAAAATGA
- a CDS encoding GNAT family N-acetyltransferase: MFEYKFLTKTSNESLHKVFLDAFSDYQVKIDLPIWKFILMLKRRGYVPDLSIGAFKGEMLVGFVLNGFRSWNGKPTVYDLGTGVIAEYRKQGITNNMLLNIKELIKQRQIEQYLLEVIKSNTSAIQLYKKQGFEIQREFTCFQLDKNKYNPITTCKVEHVNKMDWEQLTEFWDIKPSWQNSIDSINAVAEDLIYSIVRFDSAIVGYGIIDRRTGDIPQIATNRYYRGKGIARCIITDLIKNTDSNKISVLNVDNISKSTEDFLLKLGFERIVAQYEMILKI; this comes from the coding sequence ATGTTTGAATATAAATTTTTAACTAAAACTAGTAATGAATCACTTCATAAAGTATTTTTGGATGCATTTTCTGATTACCAAGTTAAAATAGATTTGCCTATTTGGAAGTTTATATTAATGCTTAAAAGAAGAGGCTATGTACCGGATTTATCCATAGGAGCTTTTAAAGGTGAGATGTTAGTAGGTTTCGTTTTGAATGGATTTCGAAGTTGGAATGGGAAACCTACTGTTTATGATCTAGGTACAGGTGTTATAGCTGAATATAGAAAACAAGGTATAACTAATAATATGCTTTTGAATATCAAAGAATTAATTAAACAAAGACAAATAGAGCAATATTTACTTGAAGTAATTAAATCTAATACATCTGCAATTCAGCTTTACAAAAAACAGGGGTTCGAGATTCAAAGAGAATTTACATGTTTTCAGTTAGATAAAAATAAGTATAACCCTATAACAACCTGTAAAGTTGAGCATGTCAACAAAATGGATTGGGAACAATTAACAGAGTTTTGGGATATTAAGCCATCATGGCAGAATTCTATTGATTCAATCAATGCTGTAGCAGAGGATTTAATATATTCTATTGTACGGTTTGATAGTGCTATTGTAGGATATGGCATTATTGATAGAAGAACAGGAGATATTCCTCAAATAGCAACAAATAGGTATTATAGAGGTAAAGGGATTGCAAGATGTATAATTACTGATTTAATAAAAAATACAGATTCAAATAAAATCAGTGTTCTTAACGTTGATAATATATCTAAGTCTACTGAAGATTTTTTGTTGAAATTAGGATTTGAACGTATCGTAGCTCAGTATGAAATGATTTTAAAAATATAA
- a CDS encoding aspartate kinase, whose translation MGIVIQKFGGTSLRNLSNQSKFLKLVKKEVEIGSKLIVVVSAMGRNGDPYATDTLINQLENISTTINPKKKDLIMSVGETISAALVSHLLESEGLSSEALTGFQAGIITDNTFNMSKIININTNKIQEYLNNNDIVVVAGFQGATKDLEITTLGRGGSDTTAVALGGYLNAERVDIFTDVPGVAITDPRIIPNTRYIKKISYDDMYRFAINGANVIHPNAVLLGKQYNIPIRILSTFMDGSGTLISNDKSDLGIIGFGIKKTHENNSIISFIFNCNYKDEIKEELDKFLLNEKEHLIKLEYFNDKAYIVIKNKVLNEFLQRLYSNFIQ comes from the coding sequence ATGGGCATAGTTATTCAAAAATTTGGAGGAACTTCTCTGAGGAATTTAAGTAATCAAAGTAAATTTCTTAAACTAGTAAAAAAAGAAGTAGAAATTGGTAGCAAGCTTATAGTAGTGGTATCCGCAATGGGTAGAAACGGAGACCCTTACGCTACTGATACTTTAATAAATCAATTAGAGAATATAAGTACCACAATAAATCCAAAGAAGAAGGACTTAATTATGTCAGTTGGAGAAACCATTTCTGCAGCTCTAGTATCACATCTATTAGAAAGTGAAGGTTTATCTTCAGAAGCCTTAACTGGATTTCAAGCCGGAATAATTACAGATAATACTTTTAATATGAGTAAAATAATAAATATCAATACAAATAAAATCCAAGAATATCTAAATAATAATGATATTGTAGTCGTTGCAGGATTTCAAGGAGCTACAAAGGATTTGGAAATAACCACACTTGGTAGAGGAGGTAGCGATACAACAGCTGTTGCACTTGGAGGATATTTAAATGCTGAAAGAGTAGATATATTTACCGATGTGCCTGGAGTTGCTATTACTGATCCAAGGATAATACCAAACACTAGATATATTAAGAAAATTTCCTATGATGATATGTATAGATTCGCAATTAACGGAGCAAATGTAATTCATCCAAATGCGGTTTTGCTTGGAAAACAATATAATATACCTATAAGAATCCTATCGACCTTTATGGATGGTTCAGGTACACTAATTTCCAATGATAAAAGTGATTTAGGAATAATAGGATTTGGAATAAAAAAAACACATGAAAACAATTCAATTATATCCTTTATTTTTAATTGTAATTATAAGGATGAAATTAAAGAAGAATTAGATAAATTTTTATTAAATGAAAAAGAACATC
- a CDS encoding TrmH family RNA methyltransferase gives MKIQRIYSKNAQYQKFEVLKNNRNKRYKYKEFFVEGVRNINEAIKNGWTVNSFIYSFEKKLSFWATDTISNTKTQTNFELTSTLMNDLSGKSDTSELMAIVQMREDNLEQIKLSDNPILALFDRPSNKGNLGTIIRSCDALGVECLVITGHAVDLYDPETLAASMGSFFKVPVIRIADNDSIISWISALKHQYEDLQVMGTSSHADKEIYECNLTSPILFMIGNETKGLSHKMQEISDIVFTIPMDTSSSASSFNVACAASIMFYETVRQRSKKK, from the coding sequence ATGAAAATACAAAGGATATATTCAAAAAATGCTCAATATCAGAAGTTTGAAGTTTTAAAAAATAATAGAAATAAGAGATATAAATATAAAGAATTCTTTGTTGAAGGCGTTCGTAATATAAATGAGGCTATTAAAAATGGATGGACAGTAAATTCATTTATATATTCATTTGAGAAGAAGTTGTCTTTTTGGGCAACTGATACTATTTCAAATACAAAAACACAAACAAATTTTGAATTGACAAGTACTCTTATGAATGATTTAAGTGGTAAAAGTGATACATCAGAATTAATGGCTATCGTACAAATGAGAGAGGATAATTTAGAACAAATCAAATTAAGTGATAATCCTATTTTAGCCTTGTTTGATAGACCATCAAATAAAGGTAATTTAGGCACAATAATACGATCATGTGATGCATTAGGAGTTGAATGTCTTGTAATTACAGGTCATGCAGTTGATTTATATGACCCTGAAACACTAGCTGCATCAATGGGGTCTTTCTTTAAAGTTCCAGTTATTAGAATCGCAGACAATGATAGTATCATTAGTTGGATTTCTGCATTAAAACATCAATACGAGGATTTACAGGTTATGGGTACAAGTTCGCATGCAGATAAGGAAATTTATGAATGCAACTTAACATCTCCTATACTATTCATGATTGGTAATGAGACTAAAGGATTATCACATAAAATGCAGGAAATAAGCGATATAGTGTTTACAATACCAATGGATACAAGTAGTTCAGCATCTTCGTTTAACGTTGCGTGTGCAGCTTCAATTATGTTTTATGAAACGGTAAGGCAAAGAAGTAAGAAGAAATGA
- a CDS encoding APC family permease, with the protein MNQQKYSIFTTIAMIVGIVIGSGIFFKSDNVLVYTSGNILLGIIVFVIAAFSIIFGSLSISELASRTDVAGGIVTYCETYWNKSIACAYGWFQTFIYYPTIICVVAWVSGIYITMLFGIESTLEIQVLIGLIVITVLYLINLFSYKVGGYFQNASTIIKLVPLIIIAAAGIIFGNPIPVIQNNFNTATQVGLSWVAAIGPIAFSFDGWIVSTSICHEIKNSKRNLPLALIISPIIILTIYVLYFIGISTFLGADKVMNMGDTHVNEAAIRLFGEMGARLILTFIVISVLGTVNGVIIGMIRMPYSLSIRNMFPKSSKYNVVSEKYSVPIKSGIITYIINITWMIIHYITQKFNMLPNSDVSEISIVINYIGFILMYIAVINLARKGDIKNKVKGYVVPVLAIIGSLFILYGGMQNPLFIYYALFCITVIVLALVYYEKTKK; encoded by the coding sequence ATGAATCAACAGAAGTATAGCATTTTTACAACAATTGCAATGATAGTTGGAATTGTAATTGGATCGGGTATATTTTTTAAAAGCGATAATGTTTTAGTTTATACAAGTGGAAATATTTTGCTTGGAATAATAGTGTTCGTTATTGCTGCATTTAGTATAATATTTGGAAGTTTATCTATATCAGAATTAGCATCACGAACAGATGTTGCAGGAGGTATTGTAACATATTGTGAAACATATTGGAATAAATCCATTGCATGTGCATATGGTTGGTTTCAAACCTTTATATATTATCCCACAATAATATGTGTAGTGGCTTGGGTTTCGGGAATTTATATTACTATGCTATTTGGTATAGAATCGACACTTGAAATTCAAGTTTTAATTGGTTTGATTGTTATTACTGTTTTATACTTAATTAATTTATTTTCATATAAAGTTGGTGGGTATTTTCAGAATGCATCAACTATAATAAAACTTGTACCATTAATTATTATAGCAGCTGCAGGAATAATTTTTGGTAATCCAATACCAGTAATACAAAATAATTTCAATACAGCGACACAAGTAGGTTTAAGTTGGGTTGCAGCAATTGGACCTATTGCATTTTCCTTTGATGGATGGATTGTTTCAACTTCAATATGTCATGAAATTAAAAACAGTAAGAGAAATCTTCCTCTAGCTTTAATTATTTCACCAATAATTATTTTAACAATTTATGTTTTGTATTTTATAGGCATATCTACTTTTTTAGGTGCTGATAAAGTAATGAACATGGGTGATACTCATGTTAATGAAGCAGCCATAAGATTATTTGGAGAAATGGGAGCTAGATTAATATTGACATTCATAGTTATTTCTGTTTTAGGAACAGTAAATGGCGTTATAATTGGAATGATAAGAATGCCATATTCTTTATCTATTAGAAACATGTTTCCTAAAAGCAGTAAATATAATGTTGTTTCAGAAAAATACAGTGTACCAATTAAATCAGGCATTATAACTTATATAATAAATATAACTTGGATGATAATTCATTATATTACACAAAAATTTAATATGCTACCAAATTCAGATGTTTCTGAAATTTCAATTGTTATAAACTATATAGGATTTATACTTATGTATATAGCAGTAATTAACTTGGCTCGTAAAGGTGATATTAAAAACAAAGTAAAAGGTTATGTGGTTCCTGTACTTGCTATAATAGGCTCATTGTTCATTTTGTATGGTGGTATGCAAAATCCGTTGTTTATATATTATGCTCTGTTTTGTATAACTGTTATTGTATTAGCTTTAGTTTATTATGAAAAAACTAAAAAATAA
- a CDS encoding aspartate-semialdehyde dehydrogenase, giving the protein MDNYNVAIVGAMGAVGKELTKILIERQFPIKSIKLLGTSTNRNKEVKFKDEILYTEEACEGAFKDVDIAFFCVEADISKNLSPIAIREGAIVIDNSNAFRMDDNVPLVVPEVNPESLKNHKGLIANPNCSTIQMLVPLKPIHDKYDIKRIVVSTYQAVSGTGKKAIDELNEQTKNYVDKREIKHSVYPFQILFNALPQIDLFLDTGYSKEEMKMVNETQKILDEKIKVTATTVRIPVFRGHSESVNIETKLPFTIEEIKDLLEDFSGVIVLDKPEEKLYPMPLFSKNTSDVFVGRIRRDFTLENGLNMWIVADNLRKGAALNAVQIAESLIKQKLI; this is encoded by the coding sequence TTGGATAATTATAATGTAGCAATCGTAGGAGCCATGGGAGCTGTTGGCAAGGAACTTACAAAGATTCTAATTGAACGGCAATTTCCTATTAAATCTATCAAATTATTAGGCACATCTACTAACAGAAACAAAGAAGTAAAATTTAAAGATGAAATATTATATACCGAAGAAGCTTGTGAAGGAGCATTTAAAGATGTTGATATTGCATTCTTTTGTGTAGAAGCTGACATAAGTAAAAACTTATCCCCTATTGCAATTAGAGAAGGAGCTATTGTAATAGACAATAGTAATGCTTTTAGAATGGATGATAATGTTCCTTTAGTAGTTCCTGAAGTTAATCCTGAAAGTTTAAAAAATCATAAAGGCCTTATAGCAAATCCCAACTGCTCTACTATACAAATGCTGGTACCTTTAAAGCCGATACATGATAAATATGATATAAAAAGAATAGTTGTATCCACCTACCAAGCTGTTTCTGGTACTGGTAAAAAAGCAATTGATGAATTAAATGAACAAACAAAAAATTATGTAGATAAAAGAGAAATAAAGCATTCAGTATATCCTTTTCAAATCTTATTTAATGCTCTTCCACAAATAGATTTATTTCTTGATACTGGATACTCTAAGGAAGAAATGAAGATGGTCAATGAAACACAGAAAATCTTAGATGAAAAAATTAAAGTAACAGCTACAACGGTTAGAATACCTGTGTTTAGAGGACACTCTGAATCAGTTAATATTGAAACAAAATTACCTTTTACTATTGAGGAAATTAAGGATTTACTTGAAGATTTTTCTGGAGTTATTGTATTAGATAAGCCTGAGGAAAAACTATATCCTATGCCTTTATTTTCAAAGAATACCAGCGATGTTTTTGTTGGCCGTATTAGACGTGATTTTACCTTAGAGAATGGACTTAACATGTGGATTGTGGCAGATAACTTGCGTAAGGGTGCAGCATTAAATGCTGTTCAAATAGCTGAATCACTTATTAAACAGAAACTTATTTAG
- the rlmD gene encoding 23S rRNA (uracil(1939)-C(5))-methyltransferase RlmD, with amino-acid sequence MKTDKNNTSNRLNCSVVNKCGGCQLQHYSYEKQLEEKQKQVNTLLDKFCKVEKIIGMENPYYYRNKVHAVFDTDKKGNVISGVYEAGTHRVVPIDSCLIEDQRADKIIVTIRGMLKSFKIRTYNEDTKVGLLRHVLIRTGHKSGEIMVVLVLASHIFPSKKNFIKALLKVHPEITTIVMNVNNKKTSMVLGEREQVLYGKGYIEDTLSNKIFRISPKSFYQVNSVQTEVLYSKAIEFASLKGDETIIDAYCGIGTISIIVSDYVKNVIGVELNREAVKDSITNAKRNKVKNAFFYNQDAGEFMKQIALEKQLVDVVFLDPPRSGSTEQFLNSMVTMKPNKVVYISCNPVTLERDLAYLVKRGYEVKKAVPVDMFPGTKHVETVVSISHKKNRHAYQCKCVVW; translated from the coding sequence ATGAAAACAGATAAAAACAATACTTCGAATAGATTAAATTGCTCGGTTGTAAATAAATGTGGTGGTTGTCAGCTACAGCATTATAGTTATGAGAAACAATTAGAAGAAAAACAAAAACAGGTTAATACTCTGTTAGATAAATTTTGCAAGGTAGAAAAAATAATTGGAATGGAAAATCCATATTATTATCGAAATAAGGTTCATGCAGTATTTGATACTGATAAGAAAGGAAATGTCATTTCAGGAGTTTATGAAGCAGGAACACATAGGGTAGTTCCAATCGACAGCTGTTTAATAGAAGATCAACGTGCTGACAAAATCATAGTAACAATTCGTGGAATGCTTAAATCATTTAAAATCAGAACGTACAATGAAGATACAAAAGTTGGACTTTTGCGCCATGTATTAATCAGAACCGGGCATAAAAGCGGCGAAATAATGGTTGTGCTAGTTCTTGCTTCTCATATATTTCCTTCTAAAAAAAATTTTATAAAGGCACTTTTGAAGGTGCATCCTGAAATAACAACAATTGTTATGAATGTTAACAATAAAAAAACTAGCATGGTTTTAGGAGAAAGAGAACAGGTGCTGTATGGGAAAGGATACATAGAAGATACCTTAAGTAATAAGATTTTTAGAATATCGCCTAAATCATTTTATCAGGTAAATTCTGTTCAAACAGAAGTTCTTTATAGCAAGGCTATTGAATTTGCATCATTAAAAGGTGATGAAACAATAATTGATGCATACTGTGGAATAGGAACCATAAGTATAATTGTCAGTGACTATGTCAAAAATGTAATTGGGGTTGAACTTAACAGGGAAGCTGTAAAGGACTCAATTACAAATGCTAAACGAAATAAAGTAAAAAATGCTTTTTTCTATAACCAAGATGCTGGCGAGTTTATGAAGCAAATAGCATTAGAAAAACAATTAGTTGATGTAGTGTTTCTTGATCCACCTAGATCTGGCAGTACGGAACAATTTTTAAATTCAATGGTAACAATGAAACCAAATAAAGTTGTATATATTTCATGTAATCCTGTAACTCTGGAAAGAGATCTGGCTTATCTTGTAAAGAGAGGATATGAAGTTAAGAAAGCTGTTCCTGTTGATATGTTTCCAGGAACAAAACACGTTGAGACGGTGGTATCGATCTCCCACAAAAAAAACAGACACGCATATCAATGTAAATGTGTAGTTTGGTGA